In Oreochromis aureus strain Israel breed Guangdong linkage group 20, ZZ_aureus, whole genome shotgun sequence, the following are encoded in one genomic region:
- the LOC116330824 gene encoding kelch repeat and BTB domain-containing protein 12-like, whose amino-acid sequence MDAEVLHSAQVEHGSLLLRQLERMRTAKELTDVVLLAEGIPFHCHKVVLSAFSPYFQAMFTCGLKETQGGEIPLRDTSAQSLRLLLDYMYRGELPLSNNNIQGVAVAAFLLHVDGAFRLCQSHMEACMDPSNCVGLYHWARNLGATGLADCALRYLCQHFAQVCEEEEVLELDAQSLGELLGLDDLNVSQEEVVLELVLRWVEKCRGDSEREAQAVELLRHVRLELVDPGFLRKARRRNPVLLRDAECFGMIDAVLQTSGLCEAAAPPRRALRYGMETTDLLLCLGGVNKEGVPARRGGLADLSFCFDPHVRKTYYIPSPLRGCSIVGQITAGAVSRENIIVVAVEAEDQHRTKGVDIYRYDSSEENSWVKLCSAAYRDMYALGLIGDALYLIGGQMKVRNHYVITDSVERWSLKRGGSWLGFAPLPLPLACHCVVTLKEHLYVLGGWTPQDHPDDEPDKLSNRVFQFDPGKDRWTECASMKYSRYRCGSAVLSGEIYILGGIGCDGEDRGQSRRCLSSVEIYNPDTDTWRPGPTLPTSLLSLRTNASNIGVVDGKLYLCGYYKGAGRHEIITKELLELDPADNVWTVVERRAAMHDSYDVCLVANLNPRDLFTP is encoded by the exons ATGGATGCTGAGGTGCTGCACTCTGCTCAAGTAGAGCATGGCTCCCTTTTGCTAAGGCAGCTAGAGAGGATGAGAACAGCTAAGGAGCTCACTGACGTGGTGCTGCTAGCTGAAGGGATCCCCTTCCATTGCCACAAGGTGGTGCTGTCTGCATTCAGTCCTTACTTCCAG GCCATGTTTACATGTGGTCTCAAGGAGACGCAGGGAGGAGAAATACCTCTCAGAGACACTTCTGCCCAAAGCTTAAGGCTGCTGCTGGACTACATGTACCGTGGTGAGCTCCCACTTTCAAACAacaacatccagggagtggccGTCGCTGCCTTTCTGCTACATGTAGATGGAGCCTTCAG GTTGTGCCAGAGTCACATGGAGGCCTGTATGGACCCGTCAAACTGTGTTGGTCTGTACCACTGGGCCAGGAACTTGGGAGCAACTGGCCTTGCTGACTGTGCCTTGCGATACCTTTGTCAACACTTTGCACAA GTTTGTGAGGAAGAAGAAGTGCTAGAGCTGGATGCTCAAAGTCTTGGGGAACTGCTTGGCTTAGATGACCTTAACGTATCACAGGAGGAGGTTGTTTTGGAGCTGGTGTTGCGCTGGGTGGAAAAGTGCAGGGGTGACTCAGAAAGGGAAGCCCAGGCTGTGGAGTTACTCAGGCATGTCCGACTGGAGCTTGTGGATCCTGGATTTCTCCGTAAAGCAAGGAGGAGAAACCCG GTGCTTCTGCGGGATGCTGAGTGCTTTGGGATGATTGATGCTGTTCTCCAGACATCAGGTCTCTGCGAGGCCGCAGCTCCTCCTCGCCGAGCTCTTCGCTACGGCATGGAGACAACAGATTTGCTCCTCTGTTTGGGTGGCGTGAATAAGGAGGGCGTCCCTGCGCGGCGTGGAGGACTTGCTGACCTCAGTTTTTGCTTCGACCCCCATGTTAGGAAGACTTACTACATCCCCTCTCCCCTGAGGGGCTGCAGCATAGTGGGACAGATCACAGCAGGCGCAGTGAGCAGAGAAAACATCATAGTGGTGGCTGTAGAGGCAGAAGACCAACATCGAACGAAGGGGGTTGATATCTACAG GTATGACAGTTCAGAGGAGAACAGCTGGGTGAAGTTGTGCTCGGCAGCTTACAGGGACATGTATGCTTTAGGGCTCATAGGAGATGCCCTCTATTTAATCGGTGGTCAGATGAAAGTGCGTAATCACTACGTCATCACAGACAGCGTGGAGAGATGGTCGCTGAAGAGAGGAGGCAGCTGGCTCGGCTTTGCTCCTCTGCCTCTTCCATTAGCCTGTCACTGTGTTGTGACCCTAAAGGAGCATCTTTATGTGCTGGGGGGCTGGACACCACAG GATCACCCTGACGACGAGCCTGACAAGCTCAGCAATCGTGTGTTTCAGTTTGACCCCGGCAAAGACAGATGGACAGAGTGTGCCAGCATGAAGTACTCCAGGTACCGCTGTGGGTCAGCTGTCCTCAGTGGAGAGATCTATATATTAG GTGGTATAGGATGCGATGGAGAGGACCGTGGGCAATCACGTCGTTGCCTGAGCTCCGTGGAGATCTACAACCCAGATACAGACACCTGGAGACCAGGACCAACCCTCCCCACATCCCTACTTTCCCTTCGAACGAACGCCTCCAACATAGGAGTAGTGGATGGAAAGCTCTATCTCTGTGGATACTACAAGGGGGCTG GCCGTCATGAGATCATCACCAAGGAGCTTTTAGAATTGGACCCTGCAGACAATGTGTGGACAGTTGTGGAAAGACGAGCAGCCATGCACGACAGCTACGACGTCTGTCTGGTGGCTAATCTTAATCCTCGAGACCTCTTCACACCCTAA